The DNA window gaagatttttaaagatttactctttatattcctatgtataaaTTCGACCccttcccccattgtggccccacccgacctccaggggtcatgattttcacatttcACATTTCAACTGCATTGAtagatttgagtgatatttacgcataacacagaagacccaatcaccaaatttggtgcgtatgaatacattcagtCTTCCTTCAGAACATGACTGACTCTCCTcccgacttcaaaccggatcacgACCTGATCTTATACTTGggctgattaatatttcatggatgtaattttttttaaaagatttagctgaattcaattgattaatttcttagtataccaaaaataaattcatcaaattacagaatgaaaaataaaattgtgttattagaatttaaaacgctgtgcactatttttgtcgGCATAATTTGGCTGTTCcaatggctcttccgttaattgCGCATTACTCGTTTAATAAGGccgagatttttaaaaataaatcatattttcggAATTTAgagaacaaatgttaaaatacgtaaatataagcattgaatcattatttgtTGAAAGATGGGAGACTGTCTCCCAGTTGTATACTGTTTCTCCATATCTTATTTGGTTGTTGAAATTATATGGTTGCCTTCCGTAGTTTGCTTCCAGTACCTTTTGATATTGCATTGCCTTTACTGATGACACTTCTGAGATACGTGAAATCTTCCACTTCTTCAAATGGTTCATGGTCTACAGTTATTACAGCAAGTGATGGAACAAACTGCATTATGTTtgtcttatttttattgatgtttAGTCTTGTTTTGCATGTTTGGAAAGATCTTCAGACCATCTAAAAActaataaaacttgtttttcaattaacaaaacaattatataaatcaCGCGAAAGTGTAGTTAAAGGCTGTATCTAGTTTGCTTATTTAAGTCCTCATCCGTGACAATGCCAATCGCCGATGTCGTTAAGGGCACCAACGCTACAAGCACGTGGACTTTGCAACCTTTTGGGCAGGCAACTGCGGTGTCCTGACCAAGGCTGCATAAAACATCCTGTAACTGATGGCCTTAGAAGTCGCTCTGGTGCAGTCAAGTCTTAAAATAAGCATCTGGAGACATAAATATGTAAAGGTTAAGTACTCTGCAGCAAAAACCTGCCCTTCTGATAAGAAATTTCACTGGAGACGAAGTTAGACATAAATCGTGTTTGTAAACATACTTAAAGAGAGGAAACAGAAATGTATAAAGTATAGTTATATACCAGAGGATCATGGACACCTAGCGCATTTAATTAAGGGCTAAAAATCGGGATTAGAAGCTTAGCGACATTATAATTGATGCTTACTTTAGTGGCGGGCACTCAAAATTGAAGAGAGGGGAGATCCAGAGCGGTAATTATTCCCATCTACAGACACTTGACAGAGATTATACCGCATAACTCCGGCGCATTGCGCATTCTGAGAACTAGAAACTGAATAGATAACATGTGAATATTTACAGAGAGTCCTCTACTGAGCAACGACTAAAACTGCACAATGGAGGGAGACTATGAAGGCAAAGATTACCGGTACAATTATGGAAACCATTCCGGGTACAATGACTATTATGGGCAGTCAGAGTACTATTCGGAATACTATCCTCACAAGTACAAGTTGAAAGCCGACTGGGAGATTCCAATCCGTGGACCTCTCACATTTATCATCGCAATCATGACCATCATCACCAACGCGCTGCTTATCTCGGTTTTTATCTTCAGGAGCCACCGCTCCCCCACCACCATTGTTCTCACTTCATTGGCCATTTCTGACACCATCATCTGCCTAACACGACTGCCGGagtcaatttattttaacatgGCGGGAAACTACAAAAATCTGTACATGACCTACGGTTGGTGTGTTACAAACCATGTACTCTATGTCATATACAGCATATTTCGCATGACCTCCAACTGGTTCACGGCCTTGTTGGGATTGCAGCGTCTACTTGCCGTCTGCACTCCATTTTATTATTCGAGGATATGCAACGCCAAGACAACAATAATAAAAGTAGCAGTCATTGTGATAATCGCGGTGATTGTGTATCAATATGAAGCATTCGGCATCGAAATAAAGATACTCCCTATCTACTCGTTTCAGAATGAATCATTGCCCTCTGGATGTAACAGAGTAATTTCCCAATCGCTGATGAATGTAGTAGGAGACATTAAGAGATCAATGATGGTGTATTACATTTTCTCTGGGTTTCTGACTCGCCTTCTTCCTGTTATCATACTCTTCATAACCACTGTAGCACTTGCGCTGCTGCTACACCAGCGAATCATCATTTTCAAAACCTCGGATTCTTATAAAAAGGAGCAACTCCGAAGGATAAACATGCTGGTCATCGTCATTCTCGTTGTTTTCCTTGTCGCAGAAATCCAGGACGGCATCGCATTTCTGATTTACGCCCACGAGTTGGCGACGGATCAGAAACGAGGCGTATTGTCCGAGGAAGCCGACATTCTGTGGGACACCATTTCATCGACTCTCTCGTTACTTAGTTACGCGTGTAATTTCTGGATCTTCTTTCTGATGAGCACACAGTTCCGGGCGTCTCTGTTAGACATGCTGCAGTGCCGAAGCAAGAGGATGAGAGGCATGTTGAACCTGGAGAGTACTGACGGGAAGACGAACAGCTCGTTTACCAACGTTACCATCAGGGACGACCGAAGCACGACCACCATATGATGGACGACGATCCAGAAGAAACCGGAAAGGGAAGAGTTTAAAGATAGGGATCAAATTAACACATCCCACTAAAAACATGCAAATTTATCATTATCAGACATTTGATATGAAGGTGCCGGATGCCTTataatgtttttcaattttaattcttatCATCATTGAACGTGTGGTTTTTAGGTGCCGGATACCTTATTGTTAATGTTCGTGTATGTGTGTATCAACATTGCTTTAATGTTTGCGAATGATTGAACGGCTTTGAAAAAGAAGAAGTTGAACCTTTTCCCAATTGAGGATATAACTGGTAAACGCGTTGTTATGCAAGTATTCTTCTGACATTaaactttttcattttcattgcaTTGTTTTCATAGAAACGTTTTATCCATTTGTAGATAGTTTTTATATCGTTCGGTccttataacaaattattgtgtaaCGATAATGTAACAAAcctttaagttatttttttaaatgtatgcaacaacatgtatattatacggATAGAATGTTAAAAAGGCATCGGGAAATTAAAAAAGTACACAAATACGGTTTCCAAAGTATAATGAACAAATAGGAAATTCGTGATGTGCCTAAATAAGAATActatagttttcttttttttaagtttgttatTACGTTGAAATATATTACCATCCTCTTAGCTCGTGTGATTTTGAGTTCATCCATCAGCTTAGATAAATGTCATTCATTCAATCAATAACAACCCCTAAATCATCCTATAGTAGTAAGttcatttaatgaaatatacGGATTTTACGCACAAATTAACTACCCTGTAcgataaattattcaaaattgttatcTATTCATGTGTTTACAGTTGTGCATACCTTACATTTATTGCTTAATGGTGAAAGAGACAtgattcatttttcatttttccaagaaaaatcatattttaccGACCAACAGAAATTTTTCTGggtgaataaatatttatatatcccaaacatttttgaataacTTGTTCATTATAACAAACTCCATTGGATAACTAGAATTCTGTTTAGCGAAATCGTCGTGAATGTCCTTCTTTCTATGTTTATTTCCTATCTCTCTGTTAAATCATATATAGTTGGCTTCTAAAGGGAtggtatattaattttttcGGGAAATAAGACGTTTTGTTCGCCCTATCAGGTGACTGTTTAAACCAATCAGATGGCACATTACAATTAAGTATTATAATGTGATATGATTGTTTGTATTGTGCACTTAAATTTCAGCCCTAAAGATTTATTTGTTGTATTTTGTTCTAGCTCAAATAAGTAACATATTCATACTTGGTCCACAATTTAAGTTATAGCAAAATCATGATGCAGTCCTCAAGCCAAaaataaaaagggggggggggtgaaaaaaAGTCAGTTAATTGGTTGTCTTGTAATGAGTGGGGATTTGCGAGGTTTCCCATAcaatgtttgttaaaatgattacTTATACCTACTTGGCAGTCCCTGATATTTTCGTGTAGTTGCCGATCGTAATCTAATGAGATGACACCCAGGCGTCTAGCGTACCTAAGAGCTTTGACTTGACTCCCTAAGTAGCCCTTTCCTTTCTCCTCTTCCTCAGTTCTCTGTAAACGACTGTACTTTGTACGAATGACAGTGCATTACTAATGGTCACGCGAAAGGATGCGATTCTCTGTGGTGACGCGTCGAATCTGATGAAATATTCTGTACTTATTGTCAGTATCCTTAACAGGAGCTCATACGCTATATTATCACTCATACgggtgtatatttatatttaaaagccTAGCGTAagcttttataaattttatatgtacaaaccgaatgatttaattctttatGCACTTACGACAAGTTCACTGGTATTTTAGGTTCAAAATAAGTTTATACAAATATGCACAaaagtcaaggatcacatgtacagtaaaagtaataaagatataaaaagttGAGTTTTCAATACAGTAGGTTGTTTTTTATACTATGGTTTATCATTATCTTCCAGGAAAAAAATTACGGCAGGGTTATCcacaaaatgttttctttattctgtCCTCAATAATCATTAAATTGCATCAATTTAAACATATACACCATGGAATTTATGCTGAAAACTGTTCCGTTTTTCAGCAAGACGTCGAAATTTTAAACGCGACGCCTTGCATATTAACGCGAGAAGTTAAAggggtatggtcacgattttgattaaaaattatttcaccgattttaatatttacaatgctgcagaaaggcatttttaataggcaacagAAATTGAGTgttatttgttgagttataagcgagttacatggcttgaaattcttcgctgtgtaaacaaagcgttgtttacattttgaacgttgaagtaaaaaaaatcatttttaaatgtagaacgaatgttttaaatgttagtAACTTTCTAAAGCTTTCATAACCTTTCTGagcacaatttttaatgttaagtgCACGAAAAATGAACTCGAAAGAGGTAAGTAAAAAGGGAAAGGGTGGTCCTCGACTCTCGGCAAGTTTGATAAGTAACTTGGatcacaggtgcttgtggactggaccgtgcactacccccccccccccccccttttctatattttttcaatttttttttttttcatttcccgAACTTTTTTTCGGGCCTCTCGTGCATTACCCTTAAGTCAATGACATTCGGAGCACGggaagagttatcgttcttagCATAGATGTCGCTGTGCAGCTAACTTCCGTAGCTTCTACTTAGAACGTTTCAAAATATCGTGGTCGCGAGTgacaaatgtttattaattggATAGATTACGGTTCAGCGTGCTAATTTATATAAGTTTTCAGATAGAAGGATATGTGTGGAAGTGAGAAAAATAGATGACACCAAAGGTATAGCGATTTTTGATATAGTAATCGTTTGAATTTCCCAGGTGGTAcctcaatgtaaacaaacgggAGTTGCTTACCttctctctttatatatataggggaaacgagtgtgattataaaatgctaccaagtcgtgatatttcttttatttttcggctggagacatatataaggggttgttaatgataattaataaaagaaatttaaaaaaaaattgaaaaaaaatatagaagaaagggggggggggggtagtgcacggtccagtccacaagcacctgtgaATTGGATCTGTTCGTGTTTCACAATATTGTTTGCACACACAGATacactcagagagagagagagagagagagagagagagagagagagagagagagagagacagacagagagggTGTGTTACACGTGTAATTTTCTATTTTCGTAGTGTATATACAAATTAACTTTCACATACAGAGTGTGTAAGAATCATATTATGCATTAAAAACactataaaataatttattgtctaacacatttcaattttcttcgGACTTAAAAAACATGATGGAGAAGCACGTGGTGCAACTCGCGGGATGTATTGATTGACAGGTGTCGCATGTGCATGGACTCTGACTGAAATTGCTTTGTTGGATTCAATCACAATGTGCATTACTTTAAACGATAAAAGGGTTATTTATTTATCGAAActgaattaaaaacaatgtctcCTATTAGTgagtttcaaataaaatttgaatctctctctctctctctctctctctctctctctctctctctctctctctctctctctctctcttagtttCTTCTAACACATGATgtctaaacaaaatgtttaaagtgtCCGATAAAGTTGAAGTAAAAAGTTTAAGACAAAATCACAGAGGAAACTCTATCTAAATGTTTAGAGTGTCTGATAAAGATGGAgtcaaaaactttaatttaagatAATATCATGGAGGGAACTTCATCCTAATGTTACACGTGTCTGATTAAGATTAAGTAAAAAACTTTAATACAAGATCATGGAAGGAACTTTATCTAATTGTTATAAGTGGCTTAAAAACATTAAgtcaaaactttaaaagaaaatcacGAAGGGAACTCTCTACAACGTGGAGCTGCAGATCTGAAAAAATTGGATGGACGACCGAAGAGCTACAGTGCcatccattaaaaaaatgtacatttactgcGCACAAAAACGTGCGGTAGTGATGGACTGATTAGCTTTATTTCAacgcaaattttgtgaaaacaattagtaccttTAAATCTTCATGCAATGtcaacaaactgcaccactccgctttacgggactggtgatggtgtttaaagactatcagaggcaagtaaagagaCAATActagtagtaaattgcatgatgAATTTAAAGGTACTTattattttcacgaaatttgcGTAtgaataaggttaatcagtccaaaactagcgcacaaTTTTGTGcgcaaaaatatataatatatttaacaatggATCGCACTTTAGCTCCCAGGATGAACAtcccaatttttttcagaccgggagctacagacctgcagctatacAACGTGGTACCCGAGAAAGCGGGTAAAGATAtcaataacatatatatttaatatggtGGAAAGTGTAGGGCAATTTAGCCATAGGACAGATACTATGTATCTGATAACTTTGGTTTTAAATATGCAAATGAAATGCATACACTTGCGTTTCAccgatttaatacatttttataccacGGTAGATTGCTAGTAAACCTTATttatgtacattaatttgtaaacaatgaacagaTTGTGCCCTAAGTCTCTAAGTGCTGTAAAACAGGGAAGTTGAATACGTGGGGACCCTTCcccaattgtttttttttaatctgaagaTCTCATTTAGGACAGTGATGGAAATTATACCAAAAAGAACATTTAGAGATACGACGTGCTAGATACTTTatcactgttttaaaaaaaatattcttattttttcaaatcaagatcagctgcaacaaaaaatgtttaggCAACGTAAATGTATGTATCATTTATATtagattatatattttcatcctTGCCAGCTCCTTTAAGATCCAGCCATGcagttgatttttatttcaatcttaAAGAATTAGTATTGAAAGCAATTAAGACTGAAATTTCGGAGACagtttatacaaaaatgaaaaaatgaagtATGATTCCAAGCTCTAAAATATCAAgtaaatgtatgtaaaatatcaaGTAAATGTATGTATCATATTTAGTGTGTTAAGTGTTAATTCCTGCTGTTCTGCGGGATGTCATCGAGTATAAAATACAGACATTTGTAATACTCCTGAAATTACATAGACGTATATTTAGTGTTATTCATCtaggttttatttatttgatcatGTTAGACAAACAACCCACAACTTTAGacaataaataaattgtttttaaactaaaatcCTAGCTAAAACGTAAAAAAGCCAATAAACGACGACTTTTATAAGTGGAGAGTACGAACTCTTCCTTATTTAGACGCATCAGCTGTCACACGTAAGACGTACATTGTAAATGATCTTGATAAATAAAACTTCCTCAGTGAATCAGTTCAGTATGATGTTTATTCTCTGACCGATGACAACAGTGTCATCTTATGATTTGATGAAGTCAAACTTCACTTTCGAAAAAAATAAGTTTGCTGAAACTGAGCatggaaaatcaaacaatgatGAATACGACGCAAATCTTGGTTAACATTACGGATTTCAACTTTACTGGTTCTGGAATCGGTGACGACAACTACACAAACGAAGATGGAGAAGGTGCATATAGTTACGAGACTTACGAATATTATGCAGATTTTTACGCGAAGAAATACGAGTATATTGGTGAATGGGAAATCGCCATCCGGGGGTACGTCACATTTTTTATAGCGCTTGCCACCATTCTCTCTAACATAGTCTTAGTGTCTGTGTTCGTCTTCAGAAGCTCGCGTACTTCCACAACCATTGTGTTGACGTCACTAGCCATCTCCAATTCCATAATATGCCTCACACGTCTGCCTGAAGCAGTTTATTTCAATATGGCAGGAAACTACAAGAATCTTTACATAACGTACCCATGGTGCATTGCAACGCATGTCTTGTATGTGATATACCAAGTTTTTAGGATGACGTCTAACTGGCTAACTGCCTTACTTGGCGTACAACGACTTGTAGCCATAGCTCTCCCTTTTAAACACGGTAAACTGTTCAATTCTCGGGCAAGCTGTGTTGAAATCGCTGTCATTGTTGCTGTGTCCGTGCTGCTCAATCTATATGAAGCTCTAGGAATCTACATTTCAGAGCTTCCGATATATAAAACTTGGTACTACAACGAAACACTCCCCTCGAGTTGTACAAGAGAAGTTTCACTAGGGTTAGTTAGTGCCTTCGGAGATCCAACGAAatcaaatactttatttttcatattttctggcCTTTTGTACCGGGTACTTCCAGTTTTGATCCTTATCTTTACCACAGTGATGCTTGCTTACTTTTTGTacaaaagacaaaaaatgaGAACCTCGAATACTGAGGAGAAGAAGAAGCAGATTCAAAGAATGACAATCCTCATCTTCCTTATTCTTGTCGTCTTTCTAATTGCCGAAATACAAGATGGAATCGCATATTTCATCTATGCAGCTGAGCTTTCACAGGACAAAAAGAGACAGATTCTGTCCAAAGAAGACGATATTAGGTGGGATACGATTTCatcaatgctttctttgataagCTACGCATGCAACTTTTGGATTTTCTTCCTAATGAGTCAGCAATTTCGATCGGCACTTCTGGACATTTTTAAGTCAGGGTTTCGAAAAGCCCATATCTACTTTAATTTGGATGAATCTGACGAGGAAAGCGTTTCGAACACTCCAAACACGAGTTTAACAAGCAAGAACGAGAAAAGTACGTTCGTATGATGAAACATTTTACCAGAAGCTTGCGTATGCTTTTACATGGGACATAAAAACGGTTTGAAATTATAGAGATATgttgatgaatatttttttaaaattatttttatcacgGTCTGAATCCCGATAAagttggtttttctttttgaCAAATTCCATTTATTCGCATGAAAAGgtaatgcatatacatgtagataatttAAGAATGTCAGAAAATTGGTTTGTAAAGGTGCGGTCACATGATGCGACTTTCCATCAGATATTAAATCGACTTGCTCAGGTAAGTCGATTGGAGTAGATTGTTGAGGTGGTCACACGATACGATTTAACGATGGATTTTCgatttataaaacatattcaataaTTTTGCTGTAAGGTAAAAAGTCTTTGTGACGTCACGATTCTCACCAGAGATTCGATTGACAATCGGACGCATTACACATTTCCAATCGACTTCAGACTTTGCTTTCGACTTTCGACTTGAGTGGTCACACGGTACGATTTTTAGTTGGAAGCTTATCGGATGAGAAAATCTGATGGAAAATTTTGTAGAAAATCGTATTGTCTGACCGCACCTTAATTATGTGTTTTCAATGATTAATTGATTTTGAATGcctgtttatttttattcaacattaCTGTGTGAAGTCCACGTTTTAACttgaaatattaacattttattctGAACAAggaatttcaaaacaatgtaccCATCAATGTAGACCGTTGTTTCCTTCTAAAGAAATGACTGGGCACATGTACAGGTTCAAAAAATTACTTGAAAAACTGAATCGATGATGAAACGATAggtatgaaaagaaaatatgtacggATAAATCTGTTTCACCTTTTATCACAAGTGGTTTATCTGGATACACCTAAGAATTAGATGATTAAAACTCTGACGGTTTTGAGGGACATGAATCAGATTTATTCATGTAGCTCAAAAGAATTATACCAGTAGTTTAAAACAACACACTGGAcagaagaaattgaaaattatatgtGAACATAAAAATACACAAGTAAGAGCCTTCAataaaaagcttgcctgactaaacagaattattcaatggaagcatgcatggaTCGATGAggctatcttttaaaaaatgaattttgattttcgctgctgatcataaattcataaacggAAAGTTTATTACTTAAGAAGAAATGTCAGTCTTTTTCTTTGATCTAGTGCATGacaacatttgaaattaaataatttcatttcaatttgaaatgTACATGCGTGAATCATTCAAATACTTTCATGTAAGCTTAAAGGCGAagataaaacaatcaaatttaaTATTGTTATACTAAGAAACATTAAGAAATTAGGAACGGATATTCAAGCACGTATTAtcttcattcaaaaaatcttcacaagcaattaaaaaaccggggggggggggggtctcaaAATCATGAAGGAAATCctaatcctaatccgggggcgGGGGCTGAAGGGGGCGGGTAGTTTTCATTGTAATTTCAGTTCAAATCAATTAAGATCCACATTTTTCAGTGTCATATATTACATGCGCTGACAGAAGTGGAGGGTAGGGGGCACCCATGGCatgtccattttttttattaagtcaaGTTCAGAAAAGTGTCTGCTGCGAAAAAAGTGAGAGAGgaaccctcccccccccccccggccgaTGCTGCGTGCCTGTGATATGTACACATATGATCCCCATTTGAACTAGTCAACTATTCGGCGAGCACAAATTGTGGATGAGACAAACTATTGCGCGATGCCCTGCATGACCATTCACGCAGTAGTTGAGATCTCTGATGgtttgaatgaactcatccaCCGGCATAGATCCATTTGGAGGACTTGAGTTGCAATTGTTTAAAGTACTTTCCGGACGACACTTGAGTTACACCCTTTTCAAGATGAATGAACTTGCCCAATTGGTCGAAATTTAGGCCACGTCCTGCTTCGGCGAATTTGTTCCTACAGTAAATATTCCAGCTACATGAatacatatttgtttgaaatcAGGAAACACCATGCACATACACATGTGCATGGTGAACagcccttttacttgaaaactcgcGCTTATTGTTGTTTATTGCATCTTAAATAccattttcattaatttgtaaaatgtaaatgtttacatattaagCATGCATTggtttatctttttatgaaaaatcttgaTATTGCTTGCTCCCAGTGCCTGCATTGTTTCGGAGAATGCAAcgttcaaacaaatttttaaaggtCTTTTTTCACATTAGGCAATAATCCCGGTTTTTTGCAACTCCCTctttattgtaataaaaaaaccctGTTACAATCTATAAATACATATGTTCTTCAAAACTTCCCTTGATATTGAACACTGAAGTTAGTTGATATTGGTACAAAGAGGAAAAGATAAGctacaaatatttatagtattGGAGAGGTGTGCTTTATTCTTAAATGCATAACAGAACTGGTTAAAAGAGACCATTGACTTAAGCTAAATATGGTTTGGAGTAAAGTGGGATGATAATAATAGAATACATGACCGGAAAGGTTTAAAGAGCTTGTTGTTTAACAGCTGCAGTTTCCCGGATGATGTTACAAGATACAAATAATCTAATATTTGGAATATTTAATATAATGCTAATAAATGTGAGTAATgaataagatatttaaaaatatttatcgaAATTCTTTTGGTCcgttttttcatgtttatatcAAATTCTACTAAATAAAGTGAGCTATTCACTATTTATCTTCTATGGATTCTTTTGATCCGGTTTTCCcatgtttattttgaattctACTTTTGAATAAAGTGAGCTattcattattaattttataagaattattttttagttCATTCTCTGTTAGTATTgatattatgtaaatttttaaataattgagaAATGCTGTTCAGGTTTTGCCTCCTTGGCtctaaaattcttttttgtctgattttatttttgtcaacgAATGCGTGAGCCCACTACGAACATGCCGATAATGCTTTGGGGTCAACATCTTCTTGAAATACAGATAATCTTGCCATATTACAAAACAAACTGAGGGCGTTTACCATCCGCATCACACAGTAAGAATTAACTAAAAATTACATTCAATATAGTTAAAAACgtatgtatttaattatgtaacTTGGAAGTAAACTTATTAGTTACTTTTATAGCTTGATGAACCCTTCCCCCTCCCCAACCCACattaaaaacattcttttatATATTCAACTTTCAGATTAACAGGTAAATTTCAACTGCAATGCACGTGATATTTGTAAAATGGTTTTCAACTAAAATGTTGAGCAATACGGATTAgatcaataaatgattttgtgattGGGTTTAGGCGGAAAGGCCAGCTAACATACGTGACAGCTCTACGACAATCTAAAATGGTGACGATGTTTACTTATTTTTGGAGGACGTACACTTTTTCACTACGGAAGAAATAACGCCGGATGCTTTTGAAAGAATGGGTATATTTTGCAGTGCTGACGTTTGTTAGTTTTAATTGGATCGGTATTTGCATATATTAAAGCAATATTAACTTTATTGGCTATTGGAGGGCAAATTAATATTGCGTATCATTATATGTTGTGTGACTGCACTCCAAACACGAGTTTTACAAGCAAAAACGAGAAAAGTACATTCGTATGATATAACATTTTTCCATAAGCT is part of the Crassostrea angulata isolate pt1a10 chromosome 3, ASM2561291v2, whole genome shotgun sequence genome and encodes:
- the LOC128178672 gene encoding sex peptide receptor-like, with the translated sequence MEGDYEGKDYRYNYGNHSGYNDYYGQSEYYSEYYPHKYKLKADWEIPIRGPLTFIIAIMTIITNALLISVFIFRSHRSPTTIVLTSLAISDTIICLTRLPESIYFNMAGNYKNLYMTYGWCVTNHVLYVIYSIFRMTSNWFTALLGLQRLLAVCTPFYYSRICNAKTTIIKVAVIVIIAVIVYQYEAFGIEIKILPIYSFQNESLPSGCNRVISQSLMNVVGDIKRSMMVYYIFSGFLTRLLPVIILFITTVALALLLHQRIIIFKTSDSYKKEQLRRINMLVIVILVVFLVAEIQDGIAFLIYAHELATDQKRGVLSEEADILWDTISSTLSLLSYACNFWIFFLMSTQFRASLLDMLQCRSKRMRGMLNLESTDGKTNSSFTNVTIRDDRSTTTI
- the LOC128178670 gene encoding sex peptide receptor-like, encoding MENQTMMNTTQILVNITDFNFTGSGIGDDNYTNEDGEGAYSYETYEYYADFYAKKYEYIGEWEIAIRGYVTFFIALATILSNIVLVSVFVFRSSRTSTTIVLTSLAISNSIICLTRLPEAVYFNMAGNYKNLYITYPWCIATHVLYVIYQVFRMTSNWLTALLGVQRLVAIALPFKHGKLFNSRASCVEIAVIVAVSVLLNLYEALGIYISELPIYKTWYYNETLPSSCTREVSLGLVSAFGDPTKSNTLFFIFSGLLYRVLPVLILIFTTVMLAYFLYKRQKMRTSNTEEKKKQIQRMTILIFLILVVFLIAEIQDGIAYFIYAAELSQDKKRQILSKEDDIRWDTISSMLSLISYACNFWIFFLMSQQFRSALLDIFKSGFRKAHIYFNLDESDEESVSNTPNTSLTSKNEKSTFV